From Amycolatopsis sp. YIM 10, the proteins below share one genomic window:
- a CDS encoding 2-hydroxy-3-oxopropionate reductase, protein MTDLAFIGLGIMGAPMARNLVRAGFTVTGYDLEAKAVARLAEDGGKAAGSVADAVEGADVVITMLPADPHVEAVVLGEGGVFETIKPGTLFIDFSTIKPETSQKVAEAGARKEVRVLDAPVSGGEAGAVDAVLSIMAGGTRADFDAAKPVFDAVGKVAALVGPNGAGQVVKAANQLVVGGTYALVAEAIVLLEASGVDAQAGLDVLAGGLAASRILELKRESMLARDFRPGFRIDLHHKDMGIVLDAARQAEVSLPFGGQVAALVQAARAQGLGDSDHSALLAVVERLSGRGGN, encoded by the coding sequence ATGACTGACCTCGCATTCATCGGCCTCGGCATCATGGGCGCGCCGATGGCCCGCAACCTGGTGCGCGCCGGGTTCACCGTGACCGGCTACGACCTCGAAGCGAAAGCCGTCGCCCGGCTCGCCGAGGACGGCGGCAAGGCGGCCGGTTCGGTGGCCGACGCGGTCGAGGGCGCGGACGTGGTGATCACCATGCTGCCCGCCGACCCGCACGTCGAAGCCGTGGTGCTCGGCGAGGGCGGGGTGTTCGAGACGATCAAGCCCGGCACCCTGTTCATCGACTTCAGCACGATCAAGCCGGAAACCTCGCAGAAGGTGGCCGAAGCCGGGGCCCGCAAGGAGGTCCGCGTGCTCGACGCGCCGGTCTCCGGTGGTGAGGCGGGCGCGGTCGACGCGGTGCTGTCCATCATGGCCGGTGGCACGCGGGCCGACTTCGACGCCGCCAAGCCGGTGTTCGACGCGGTCGGCAAGGTGGCCGCGCTGGTCGGGCCGAACGGCGCTGGCCAGGTGGTCAAGGCGGCCAACCAGCTGGTGGTCGGCGGTACCTATGCCTTGGTGGCCGAGGCGATCGTGCTGCTGGAAGCGTCCGGTGTGGACGCTCAAGCCGGGCTCGACGTGCTGGCCGGTGGGCTGGCCGCGAGCCGGATCCTCGAACTCAAACGGGAGTCCATGCTGGCGCGGGACTTCCGGCCCGGCTTCCGGATCGACCTGCACCACAAGGACATGGGCATCGTGCTCGACGCCGCGCGGCAGGCCGAGGTGTCGCTGCCGTTCGGCGGCCAGGTCGCCGCACTGGTGCAGGCCGCCCGCGCGCAAGGGCTCGGCGATTCCGACCATTCCGCGCTGCTCGCCGTCGTCGAGCGGCTGTCCGGCCGAGGGGGTAACTGA
- a CDS encoding hydroxypyruvate isomerase family protein yields the protein MTVSVPDALRLDVNLSILFTELPLLERPAAAKAAGFDAVEFWWPFESPTPGDAEVTRFVRAVRDAGVQLIGLNFAAGDLPAGDRGLVSLPHRSREFRESLPIAIGIAEELGCRAFNALYGNRIDGTDGTEQDELAAENLAIAARAAGGIGAVVLLEPVSGVAAYPLRTAADALGVLDRVQREDHGWNLRLLADLYHLTVNGDDLDTVIAAHTGRIGHVQIADAPGRNEPGTGAIDIDGYLGKLAANGYSGYVGLEYQPSGSSADSFGWLSQTTKELHD from the coding sequence ATGACCGTCTCCGTGCCGGACGCACTCCGGCTCGACGTGAACCTCTCCATCCTGTTCACCGAACTCCCCCTGCTCGAACGCCCGGCCGCGGCCAAGGCGGCGGGCTTCGACGCGGTGGAGTTCTGGTGGCCGTTCGAATCCCCGACCCCCGGCGACGCCGAGGTGACCCGGTTCGTCCGCGCGGTGCGCGACGCCGGAGTCCAGTTGATCGGCTTGAACTTCGCCGCGGGTGACCTGCCCGCCGGTGACCGCGGGCTCGTCTCGCTGCCGCACCGGTCCAGGGAGTTCCGCGAGAGCCTGCCGATCGCGATCGGCATCGCCGAGGAACTCGGCTGCCGGGCGTTCAACGCGCTCTACGGCAATCGGATCGACGGCACAGACGGCACCGAACAGGACGAACTCGCCGCCGAGAACCTGGCGATCGCCGCCCGCGCGGCGGGTGGCATCGGCGCGGTGGTGCTCCTCGAGCCGGTGAGCGGGGTCGCGGCCTACCCGCTGCGCACCGCCGCCGACGCGCTCGGCGTGCTCGACCGGGTCCAGCGTGAGGACCACGGCTGGAACCTGCGGCTGCTGGCCGATCTCTACCACCTGACCGTCAACGGCGACGACCTCGACACGGTCATCGCCGCGCACACGGGCCGGATCGGCCACGTGCAGATCGCCGACGCCCCTGGCCGCAACGAGCCCGGCACCGGGGCGATCGACATCGACGGCTACCTCGGCAAGCTCGCCGCGAACGGCTACTCCGGCTACGTGGGCCTGGAGTACCAGCCGTCCGGTTCCAGCGCCGACAGCTTCGGCTGGCTTTCCCAGACGACGAAGGAACTCCATGACTGA
- a CDS encoding gamma-glutamylcyclotransferase, giving the protein MALMFLNGGAMRGEPLHHLLGGAPLVTTTTTAPKYRFYSVGDQCPALFPVSHGGAAVAGEVYDIGLDALRDHVLPSEPHELELGVVELADGSSAFAMLLRRPYTSHVQLRDITEIGDWRAYRRTRERAA; this is encoded by the coding sequence GTGGCTCTGATGTTCCTCAACGGCGGCGCGATGCGCGGCGAACCACTGCACCACCTGCTCGGCGGGGCCCCGCTGGTCACCACGACCACCACGGCCCCGAAGTACCGCTTCTACTCGGTCGGCGACCAGTGCCCTGCGCTGTTCCCGGTTTCCCACGGCGGCGCGGCGGTCGCGGGCGAGGTCTACGACATCGGCCTCGACGCGCTGCGCGACCACGTGCTGCCGTCCGAACCCCACGAGCTGGAACTCGGCGTCGTCGAACTGGCCGACGGCAGCTCGGCGTTCGCGATGCTGCTGCGCCGCCCGTACACCTCTCACGTCCAGCTCCGCGACATCACCGAGATCGGGGACTGGCGGGCCTACCGCCGGACCCGGGAAAGGGCAGCATGA
- a CDS encoding NCS2 family permease, translated as MTLARPDDRVHEGEPEPPRRSPLDRFFRISVRQSTVGREVRGGITTFVAMAYIVLLNPLILGASADITGTKLSTAQLTTATALSAAVMTVLMGVVGNAPLALAAGLGINGIVAFQMAPSMTWAQAFGLVVLEGLCIVLMAASGIRERILNAIPMPLKTAITVGIGLYIALVGLVSAGFVTRVPDAAGTAVPVQLGVDGHLDGWPIAVFCFGLLLMTVLVARKVPGAVLISIGVATVAAVVLHDGFGLGEWGRTEPTLPTDFVAAPDFGLLGEVDLFGGFVSAGALTATIFLFTLVLSGFFDAMGTITSVSQEAGLSKDGKVPGMGRILLVDGAGAVAGGVTGSSPNTVFMESAAGVGEGARTGLASVVTGALFALTLLFTPLAGVVPAQAAAPALVVIGGMMMAQVRNIPWNEPDYTIPVFLTAALIPFTYSITNGVGAGLIAFVLVKTGKGKWREAGWLLTLLALVFAVYFGINGVKALF; from the coding sequence ATGACGCTGGCACGTCCCGACGACCGGGTTCACGAAGGCGAACCCGAACCACCCCGCAGGTCACCGCTCGACCGGTTCTTCCGGATTTCGGTGCGCCAGAGCACCGTCGGCCGCGAGGTGCGCGGCGGTATCACCACCTTCGTCGCGATGGCCTACATCGTGCTGCTCAACCCGCTCATCCTCGGCGCGTCGGCGGACATCACCGGCACCAAGCTGAGCACCGCCCAGCTGACCACCGCGACCGCGCTCTCGGCGGCGGTGATGACCGTGCTGATGGGCGTGGTCGGCAACGCTCCGCTGGCACTGGCCGCCGGGCTCGGCATCAACGGCATCGTGGCCTTCCAGATGGCGCCGTCGATGACCTGGGCGCAGGCGTTCGGCCTGGTGGTGCTGGAGGGCCTCTGCATCGTGCTGATGGCCGCGAGCGGGATCCGCGAGCGGATCCTCAACGCCATCCCGATGCCCCTGAAAACCGCGATCACCGTCGGCATCGGGCTCTACATCGCGCTCGTCGGCCTGGTCAGCGCCGGGTTCGTCACCCGTGTCCCGGACGCGGCGGGCACCGCGGTACCGGTGCAGCTCGGCGTGGACGGCCACCTCGACGGCTGGCCGATCGCGGTGTTCTGCTTCGGCCTGCTGCTGATGACCGTGCTGGTGGCGCGCAAGGTACCCGGCGCGGTGCTGATCAGCATCGGCGTGGCCACCGTCGCCGCGGTCGTCCTGCACGACGGGTTCGGCCTCGGCGAATGGGGCCGCACCGAACCGACCCTGCCAACGGACTTCGTCGCCGCTCCCGACTTCGGGCTGCTCGGTGAGGTGGACCTGTTCGGCGGGTTCGTCTCGGCCGGGGCGCTGACCGCGACGATCTTCCTGTTCACCCTGGTGCTGTCCGGCTTCTTCGACGCGATGGGCACGATCACCAGCGTTTCGCAGGAAGCCGGATTGTCCAAGGACGGCAAGGTGCCCGGCATGGGCCGGATCCTGCTGGTCGACGGCGCGGGCGCGGTCGCGGGCGGGGTCACCGGCTCCTCCCCGAACACGGTGTTCATGGAGTCGGCCGCGGGCGTCGGCGAAGGCGCGCGGACCGGGCTGGCGAGCGTGGTCACCGGGGCGCTGTTCGCGCTCACCCTGCTGTTCACCCCGCTGGCCGGGGTGGTCCCGGCGCAGGCGGCGGCCCCGGCGCTGGTGGTCATCGGCGGCATGATGATGGCCCAGGTCCGCAACATCCCGTGGAACGAGCCGGACTACACGATCCCGGTGTTCCTCACCGCGGCGCTGATCCCGTTCACCTACTCGATCACCAACGGCGTCGGCGCCGGACTGATCGCCTTCGTGCTGGTCAAGACCGGAAAGGGCAAATGGCGCGAAGCCGGCTGGCTGCTCACCCTGCTGGCGCTGGTCTTCGCCGTCTACTTCGGCATCAACGGCGTGAAAGCACTCTTCTAG
- a CDS encoding nucleoside deaminase: MTTTETAESAWLTECVRLAAKNVKEGGGPFGALIVRDGEIVATGVNRVTPELDPTAHAEVVAIRAACQALGTFKLDGCVLVSSCEPCPMCLASSLWARVDRVVYAADRHDAAKAGFDDLAFYDLFSTPRDTWSVPVAQVSVEDGFTPFATWLDQPDRIDY; encoded by the coding sequence ATGACCACCACGGAAACAGCCGAATCCGCCTGGCTCACCGAATGCGTGCGCCTGGCCGCGAAGAACGTCAAGGAAGGCGGCGGCCCGTTCGGCGCGCTCATCGTCCGCGACGGCGAGATCGTCGCGACCGGCGTCAACCGGGTCACCCCGGAACTCGACCCGACCGCGCACGCGGAAGTGGTCGCGATCCGCGCGGCCTGCCAGGCGCTGGGCACCTTCAAGCTGGACGGCTGCGTGCTGGTGTCCTCCTGCGAACCGTGCCCGATGTGCCTGGCCTCCTCACTGTGGGCACGGGTCGACCGCGTGGTCTACGCGGCCGACCGGCACGACGCGGCGAAGGCCGGTTTCGACGACCTCGCCTTCTACGACCTTTTCTCCACCCCTCGTGACACCTGGTCCGTACCCGTGGCCCAGGTGTCCGTAGAGGACGGTTTCACCCCGTTCGCGACCTGGCTCGACCAGCCCGACCGCATCGACTACTGA